One genomic segment of Chitinophaga sancti includes these proteins:
- a CDS encoding DUF4270 family protein, translating into MNKNIRAKMAYKYLVCAILVAGAAACDKEGFNYSNEVETSGTEYLVTDSITMNVSTAYIDSIPTSDQSVALVGTAVDPYFGTISSSTYFKVKALTTSTTLEDLAVYDSLVLVIHPKTYYYGDTTKSQHFEVYKVTQTIQKTTGTSYYYSGMSFTTDPSPIGSLQISHIRPTLDSVYGIKIDDAIGQDFFNKVNYKLPAITNQDQFTQWFPGLCIRPGANSQVITPLRADDSLSLRLYYHVNSSSYEWKSVDFAMYDATSQFNHVDFTRPVGSPLANLTPNSELSTNKLLAENADNLTYVQPLTNLVTRIDFPYLRQFSQTAKFYKIMRATLTVKPYIDTYVYPYELPSKLTLVRLNSGNAVSDSVTNPSTGAVQTGSLVTDYVYNLGTEYTYDVTNYVINEISSTDNTTRALGLMTPGTTGLTHFDRLVLGGPYNKSNPIELKVYYLLYK; encoded by the coding sequence ATGAATAAAAATATCCGTGCCAAAATGGCTTATAAATACCTGGTTTGTGCAATATTAGTGGCAGGCGCTGCAGCTTGCGACAAGGAAGGCTTTAATTATAGTAATGAAGTTGAAACTAGCGGTACTGAGTACCTGGTAACGGATTCTATTACAATGAATGTAAGCACTGCTTATATTGATTCCATTCCTACTTCTGATCAGAGCGTCGCCCTCGTAGGCACCGCTGTTGATCCTTACTTCGGTACCATCTCTTCCAGCACTTACTTCAAGGTGAAGGCGCTGACCACTTCCACCACCCTTGAAGATCTGGCTGTGTATGACTCCCTGGTACTCGTTATCCATCCTAAGACTTATTATTATGGAGATACCACCAAGTCTCAGCACTTTGAGGTTTACAAAGTGACGCAGACCATCCAGAAAACAACTGGTACCTCCTATTATTATAGTGGTATGTCGTTTACCACCGACCCGTCACCTATCGGTTCCCTGCAGATCTCACACATCCGTCCAACCCTGGATAGCGTGTACGGTATCAAAATCGATGATGCCATCGGTCAGGACTTCTTCAACAAGGTCAACTATAAACTGCCTGCTATCACCAACCAGGATCAGTTTACGCAGTGGTTCCCGGGCCTTTGCATCAGACCAGGTGCTAACAGCCAGGTAATTACACCGCTCAGAGCTGATGACTCCCTGTCTCTCCGCTTATATTATCACGTGAATTCTTCTTCTTATGAGTGGAAATCCGTAGATTTTGCCATGTATGATGCAACTTCCCAGTTCAATCACGTAGATTTTACCCGTCCGGTAGGTTCACCACTGGCAAATCTGACGCCTAACTCAGAACTGAGCACAAACAAATTGCTGGCTGAGAATGCCGATAACCTCACTTATGTGCAGCCACTGACCAACCTGGTAACAAGAATTGACTTCCCTTATCTGAGACAATTCTCCCAGACGGCCAAATTCTATAAGATCATGCGGGCTACACTGACGGTGAAACCTTACATAGATACTTATGTATACCCGTACGAACTGCCGTCTAAACTGACGCTGGTAAGACTGAACAGTGGTAACGCAGTATCTGACTCCGTTACCAACCCAAGTACCGGTGCTGTACAAACAGGCAGCCTGGTCACCGATTATGTATATAACCTTGGCACTGAATATACTTACGATGTAACCAACTATGTGATTAACGAGATTTCCAGCACTGACAATACAACCAGGGCTTTGGGCCTCATGACGCCAGGTACTACCGGCCTCACTCACTTCGATCGTCTTGTACTAGGCGGACCTTACAATAAGTCCAACCCGATCGAGTTGAAGGTATATTATCTGCTGTATAAATAA
- a CDS encoding Kelch repeat-containing protein — protein sequence MRYLNVCFLGLAAVLMLASCSSSDDSTKLGNWIKKADYAGDARYEAVAFVIGDTAYVGTGYGGPNKGARLSTFYKYDPSKDNWSVIASMQDPTDPFKNLGRTGASAFAVAGKGYVVTGCDSSFNSLNDTWSYDPTANSWSSKASFPGVARYYAVGFAIGDSGYIGTGTTGSSSTILSDFYRYDPINDTWDAITSLKDKRKNAVSFVINDSAYVVSGTGSSGSSAYYMYVYDRSKDEWREKSQIRNATDYSYDDDYTTIARTQAVAFTINNKAYLATGSVLNTWEYNPVTDRWDEKTAFDGTSRTGAVGFTVKGNGYIATGLNGSSGLDDLRVFDPTAENDTNDN from the coding sequence ATGCGCTATTTAAATGTATGTTTTCTGGGTTTAGCAGCCGTCTTGATGTTAGCCTCCTGTTCATCGAGCGATGACTCCACAAAGCTGGGTAACTGGATTAAAAAAGCTGACTACGCAGGTGATGCAAGGTATGAAGCTGTGGCTTTCGTGATCGGAGATACAGCGTATGTAGGAACTGGTTATGGAGGACCCAACAAAGGTGCGAGATTAAGTACATTCTATAAATATGATCCTAGTAAAGACAACTGGTCTGTAATTGCATCTATGCAGGATCCTACAGATCCTTTCAAAAACCTGGGCCGTACCGGTGCTTCTGCATTTGCGGTTGCTGGTAAAGGATATGTGGTAACTGGTTGCGACAGCTCATTTAACTCTCTGAATGATACCTGGTCATATGATCCAACTGCAAACTCATGGAGTTCAAAAGCAAGCTTCCCTGGTGTAGCACGCTACTATGCAGTAGGTTTTGCAATTGGTGATTCCGGTTATATTGGTACAGGTACTACTGGTTCTTCCAGCACTATCCTAAGCGACTTCTACAGATATGACCCAATCAACGATACATGGGATGCCATCACTTCTCTGAAGGATAAAAGAAAGAACGCAGTTTCTTTTGTAATCAATGACAGTGCATACGTAGTATCGGGTACAGGTTCTTCTGGTAGCAGCGCTTACTACATGTATGTATATGACAGAAGCAAGGATGAGTGGAGAGAAAAGAGCCAGATCAGGAACGCGACCGACTATTCTTACGATGATGATTATACCACCATTGCACGTACACAGGCAGTTGCTTTCACCATCAACAACAAAGCTTATTTAGCTACAGGTTCTGTTCTGAACACATGGGAATACAACCCGGTTACTGACCGTTGGGACGAGAAAACTGCATTTGATGGTACCAGCCGTACCGGTGCAGTAGGTTTCACCGTAAAAGGTAACGGTTATATTGCTACTGGTTTGAACGGTTCTTCTGGTCTGGATGATCTCCGCGTATTTGATCCAACCGCAGAAAACGATACGAATGACAACTAA
- a CDS encoding DUF4907 domain-containing protein — translation MTTKQLALVALMATGVVACQENKGHSGDNKLKSRDTINATVTSEQDITVVPFQPEGGGWGFDIKIGPKTRIHQEFIPVILGRIPFATKEDALKVGENMAQKMRTQHTGFPDITRQELLDMHIAGVK, via the coding sequence ATGACAACTAAGCAATTAGCACTCGTAGCTTTAATGGCTACTGGGGTTGTTGCTTGTCAGGAGAACAAAGGCCATTCCGGCGATAACAAACTGAAAAGCAGAGATACTATAAACGCTACCGTAACGTCCGAACAGGACATTACGGTAGTGCCTTTTCAACCAGAAGGTGGTGGCTGGGGCTTCGATATTAAAATCGGACCCAAGACCCGGATTCACCAGGAGTTCATTCCTGTGATACTGGGTCGTATACCATTTGCGACTAAAGAGGACGCCCTGAAGGTAGGAGAGAATATGGCTCAGAAAATGAGAACCCAGCATACAGGTTTCCCGGACATTACCCGTCAGGAACTGCTGGACATGCATATTGCAGGTGTGAAATAA
- a CDS encoding sensor histidine kinase translates to MINLKQLYRNRLFNIGLHIAVWTCFLFFPFFIYRIRIQHPWFFVREIVDNLFLIGVFYLNFYFLIPRFFTIKKIVYYLSFVVMVLVFVIMQQAVSEYVFWKVYAKEDVALHQSGQEGLMPPPMYHYYHDRPHGGVDFRERPPLAFDDGSVNGKVPTFLDDILFPEILRKTVFAALLMLFMSGFIKIAQEWFKSEQQREALKLENLNAELKFLKSQINPHFLFNCLNTIYSLAHKHSAQTEHAIIKLSTILRYMIYESNEDKVQLQQELQYLEDYIDIQRLRLPEDIVVDYAVQGNPAGLRIEPMLLVPFVENAFKHGISYAEPSFIAIAVAIERNQVRLVVENAVFRQRMAEKGGIGLQNVKKRLELLYTEDHELEITEAENQFIVDLKIELKNDQVYSGG, encoded by the coding sequence ATGATAAATTTAAAACAACTCTATAGGAACAGACTATTCAATATTGGTTTACATATTGCAGTATGGACCTGTTTCCTGTTCTTTCCCTTTTTTATCTATAGGATCAGGATTCAGCATCCCTGGTTCTTTGTACGTGAAATTGTGGATAACCTCTTTCTGATAGGGGTGTTTTACCTCAATTTTTACTTCCTTATTCCCCGCTTTTTTACTATCAAGAAAATTGTCTATTACCTATCCTTTGTGGTCATGGTACTGGTTTTTGTGATTATGCAGCAGGCAGTTTCCGAATATGTGTTCTGGAAAGTGTATGCGAAAGAAGACGTAGCCTTACACCAGTCGGGGCAGGAGGGGCTTATGCCACCGCCCATGTACCATTATTATCATGACCGGCCACATGGAGGAGTAGATTTCCGGGAAAGACCCCCGCTGGCATTTGACGACGGGTCGGTAAATGGAAAGGTCCCAACCTTTCTGGACGATATTTTGTTTCCAGAAATACTGCGAAAGACGGTTTTTGCTGCCCTACTCATGTTGTTTATGAGTGGTTTTATCAAGATTGCCCAGGAGTGGTTTAAGTCTGAACAGCAGCGTGAAGCCCTTAAACTGGAGAATTTAAACGCCGAATTAAAATTTTTAAAGTCCCAGATTAATCCTCACTTCCTTTTTAACTGTCTAAACACTATCTACTCACTGGCACATAAACATTCTGCACAGACCGAGCATGCTATTATTAAGCTCTCGACCATCCTGCGGTACATGATTTATGAGTCAAATGAGGACAAGGTACAGCTACAACAGGAACTGCAATATCTAGAAGATTATATTGATATTCAGAGACTTAGGCTGCCTGAGGATATCGTCGTGGATTATGCAGTACAGGGCAATCCGGCAGGATTACGTATTGAACCCATGCTCCTGGTCCCATTCGTAGAGAATGCATTTAAGCACGGTATCAGTTATGCGGAGCCTTCTTTTATTGCCATTGCGGTGGCGATTGAAAGGAATCAGGTACGACTGGTGGTGGAAAATGCTGTTTTCAGACAGCGGATGGCCGAAAAAGGGGGGATTGGTTTACAAAATGTAAAAAAGAGATTGGAATTACTCTATACTGAAGACCACGAGCTTGAAATAACAGAAGCTGAAAACCAATTTATTGTTGATCTTAAAATCGAGCTGAAAAATGATCAGGTGTATAGCGGTGGATGA
- a CDS encoding LytTR family DNA-binding domain-containing protein, producing MIRCIAVDDEPLALEIITDFAKKIPFLQLVGTFENAAEALRFLQEERVDLLFLDIKMPDITGIQFMKSLKYPPMVVFTTAYGEYALEGFDLEVVDYLLKPVPFERFLRAATKALELQTMSQQKNNDNNNNHVNDYIFIKTEYKIIKINLEDILFIEALKDYTKIYTPFQPVLTLRSLKSFETRLPSDKFIRVHRSYVVSLNKINSVEKNTVMIANQSIPISDGYREKFYDVINRNS from the coding sequence ATGATCAGGTGTATAGCGGTGGATGATGAACCACTGGCATTGGAAATTATTACAGACTTTGCGAAGAAAATACCCTTTCTTCAGCTGGTGGGCACATTTGAAAATGCTGCAGAAGCATTACGCTTTTTACAGGAGGAGCGGGTAGACCTGTTGTTCCTGGATATTAAAATGCCTGACATTACGGGTATACAATTCATGAAGTCGTTGAAGTATCCGCCTATGGTGGTGTTTACAACGGCGTATGGAGAATATGCGCTGGAAGGCTTTGACCTGGAAGTCGTGGATTACCTGTTAAAGCCGGTACCATTTGAGCGATTCCTGAGGGCAGCTACAAAGGCACTGGAATTGCAGACGATGTCGCAGCAGAAGAATAATGATAACAATAACAATCATGTGAATGATTATATCTTCATCAAGACAGAGTACAAGATCATTAAGATCAACCTGGAAGATATTCTCTTCATAGAAGCACTGAAAGATTATACGAAGATCTATACACCTTTTCAACCAGTATTGACTTTACGTAGTTTAAAGTCGTTTGAGACAAGATTGCCATCGGACAAGTTTATCAGGGTGCACCGCTCTTATGTGGTGTCTTTAAATAAGATTAACTCTGTGGAGAAGAATACAGTGATGATTGCGAATCAGAGTATTCCGATCAGTGATGGGTATAGAGAGAAGTTTTATGATGTGATCAATAGAAATAGCTAA
- a CDS encoding cysteine desulfurase family protein, which produces MNRIYFDNAATTPLDQDVLDVMLPFMTEKFGNPSSIYSYGRESRLAIENARKSVAKILNAHPGEIFFTSGGTESSNTAISAAIHNLGCRHIISSEIEHHATLHSVEHLHVRDNIKLSYVKLLPNGHVDMNHLRELLSTSKERCLVTLMHANNEIGNLLDIHAVGNLCKEFDAIFHSDTVQTVGHYPFDLRNTPVHFINGAGHKFHGPKGVGILYINENVKITPFIQGGSQERNMRAGTENLYGIVGFARALELATAHHEEHKEYINGLRMYMAEKLKAEIPGVDFNGDLYGRSLYTVLNVSFPKTEKSEMLLFNLDINGICASGGSACTSGADAGSHVIRAISSNPNMIAVRFSFSKHNTKEEVDRVVAKLKEII; this is translated from the coding sequence TTGAACAGAATTTATTTTGACAACGCAGCGACCACGCCGCTTGACCAGGATGTGCTGGATGTGATGCTGCCTTTCATGACGGAAAAGTTTGGAAATCCTTCTTCCATCTATTCCTATGGCCGGGAGTCACGCCTTGCCATTGAAAATGCGCGCAAGTCAGTAGCCAAAATACTGAATGCCCATCCGGGAGAGATCTTCTTTACTTCAGGCGGTACGGAATCCAGCAATACCGCTATCAGCGCTGCCATCCATAACCTCGGCTGCCGACACATCATCAGTTCTGAGATCGAACACCATGCCACCCTGCACTCTGTAGAGCACCTGCATGTACGTGACAATATCAAACTGAGCTATGTAAAACTGCTGCCAAATGGACATGTAGACATGAACCACCTGCGTGAACTGCTCTCTACATCCAAAGAGCGCTGCCTGGTCACACTCATGCATGCGAACAACGAGATCGGCAACCTGCTGGATATACATGCTGTTGGTAACCTCTGCAAAGAGTTTGACGCCATCTTCCACTCAGATACAGTACAGACAGTAGGTCACTATCCTTTTGACCTGCGCAATACTCCTGTTCACTTTATCAATGGTGCAGGACATAAGTTCCATGGCCCTAAAGGCGTGGGTATCTTATATATAAACGAAAATGTGAAGATCACACCGTTCATACAAGGTGGTTCACAGGAAAGGAATATGCGTGCCGGTACAGAAAATCTGTATGGTATAGTAGGTTTTGCCAGGGCATTAGAACTGGCTACTGCTCATCATGAGGAACACAAAGAATACATCAACGGATTGCGTATGTATATGGCAGAGAAACTGAAAGCAGAGATTCCGGGTGTAGACTTCAATGGTGATCTGTATGGCCGTAGCCTGTATACAGTGCTAAATGTAAGCTTCCCTAAAACGGAGAAGAGTGAAATGCTGCTGTTCAACCTGGATATAAATGGTATTTGTGCTTCTGGTGGTAGTGCGTGTACATCCGGTGCGGATGCAGGTTCTCATGTGATCCGTGCCATTAGCAGCAACCCCAATATGATTGCAGTGAGGTTCTCTTTTAGTAAGCACAATACAAAGGAGGAAGTAGACCGGGTAGTAGCTAAACTGAAGGAAATCATCTAA